One part of the Clostridia bacterium genome encodes these proteins:
- a CDS encoding asparaginase → MIFALAACGSNDSGEKNDSPAEQTQDQVSETSGPAEDSLESKPKIVVLATGGTIAGVGEAGKTAGYKPGSLTAEELLSAVPQLADVAEIEAIQICNVNSDDITAEVWIELANTINEMAADPDVKGFVITHGTDTMEETAYFLNLTVKTDKPVVLTGSMRPATSISADGPMNLYESVCVAASDEAAGQGVLIVFSDRIYAARSMTKTSTYSVMAISAGETGSIGIVRDGEVYLYEHASQKHTTNSEFDVSGLTTLPKVSIIYFAVDADPELLRYAAEHSDGLVIAGAGAGEFSEEWIEIIKGLQIPVVISSRIDDGVITKGNLLCENTVAANNLSPQKAAILLRLALTGEVSQERLEELFLQY, encoded by the coding sequence ATGATCTTCGCCCTCGCGGCCTGCGGCAGCAACGACAGCGGCGAAAAAAACGATTCCCCGGCAGAACAGACACAGGATCAAGTAAGCGAAACTTCAGGACCGGCAGAAGATTCTCTGGAAAGCAAGCCAAAGATCGTTGTGCTGGCGACGGGAGGAACCATCGCCGGAGTTGGCGAAGCAGGAAAAACCGCAGGGTATAAACCGGGTTCTCTGACGGCAGAAGAATTGCTTTCTGCGGTGCCGCAGCTGGCAGATGTCGCTGAAATTGAAGCGATCCAGATCTGCAACGTCAATTCCGACGATATCACAGCGGAAGTTTGGATCGAGCTGGCCAATACGATCAATGAAATGGCTGCAGATCCGGATGTAAAGGGCTTTGTGATCACCCATGGAACCGACACGATGGAGGAAACCGCTTATTTTCTGAATCTGACGGTGAAAACAGACAAGCCTGTGGTGCTGACCGGCTCCATGCGTCCCGCAACCTCCATCTCAGCCGACGGCCCCATGAATCTGTATGAATCCGTCTGTGTCGCCGCTTCGGATGAAGCGGCAGGACAAGGCGTACTGATCGTTTTCTCCGATCGGATCTACGCCGCCCGTTCCATGACAAAAACCAGCACCTACAGCGTGATGGCTATCTCAGCCGGAGAGACCGGCAGCATCGGCATTGTTCGGGACGGAGAGGTCTATCTGTATGAGCATGCGTCCCAGAAACATACGACAAACTCTGAGTTTGATGTGTCAGGGCTTACGACCCTTCCGAAGGTATCGATTATCTATTTTGCCGTGGATGCGGACCCTGAACTGCTGCGCTACGCCGCCGAGCATTCCGACGGCCTGGTGATCGCCGGAGCCGGGGCAGGCGAATTCAGCGAGGAATGGATAGAGATCATCAAAGGCCTTCAGATCCCGGTCGTCATTTCCAGCCGGATTGACGACGGCGTCATCACAAAAGGAAATCTGCTGTGCGAAAACACAGTCGCCGCGAACAACCTGTCTCCCCAGAAGGCGGCCATTCTGCTGCGGCTGGCCCTGACGGGTGAGGTAAGTCAGGAAAGGCTGGAAGAACTGTTCCTGCAATACTGA
- the guaA gene encoding glutamine-hydrolyzing GMP synthase produces MKHELVIVLDFGGQYNQLIARRVRENSVYCEIKSYKTPIEEIRALSPKGIIFTGGPNSVYDPSSPHISKEIFELGVPILGICYGCQLMAYTLGGEVSACEKSEYGKIDVTVDDRESLLFRGIPAHSIVWMSHTDYVSRLPEGFKASAHSADCPTAAFENEEKKLYSVQFHPEVTHSEYGKEILRNFLYNVCECRGDWVMDDFIETTVEKLRAQIGSRKVVLGLSGGVDSSVAAGLLSRAVGSQLTCVFVDQGLMRKDEGDFVENTFTKLFDMKFVRVNCEEQFLEKLKGVTDPEEKRKIIGREFYKVFWDKVREEADGGFFAQGTIYPDRIESGKGNEAGKGSTATIKTHHNMVEKPADIKFDGTIEPLGDLFKDEVRAVGEKLGIPRELVWRQPFPGPGLGVRIIGEITKEKIKVLQEADAVFRDEIRKSGIESELKQFFAVLPDVKTVGVMGDHRTYDHLIAIRAITTDDFMTADWARIPYDVLARISNRLTNEVEHVNRVVYDITSKPPGTVEWE; encoded by the coding sequence ATGAAGCACGAGCTTGTGATAGTTCTCGATTTCGGCGGGCAGTATAATCAGCTAATTGCGCGCCGCGTAAGAGAAAACAGCGTTTACTGCGAGATAAAAAGCTATAAAACTCCTATTGAGGAGATACGCGCCCTTTCCCCCAAGGGCATAATATTCACGGGCGGTCCGAACAGCGTTTACGACCCCTCGTCGCCGCACATCTCGAAGGAGATATTCGAGCTGGGAGTGCCGATCCTTGGCATATGCTACGGCTGCCAGCTTATGGCGTACACGCTCGGCGGCGAGGTCTCGGCCTGCGAAAAGAGCGAATACGGCAAGATAGACGTGACGGTAGACGACAGGGAAAGCCTGCTGTTTCGGGGGATACCCGCTCACAGCATCGTATGGATGAGCCATACCGATTACGTAAGCCGCCTGCCCGAGGGCTTTAAGGCGTCGGCCCATTCGGCGGACTGCCCCACGGCGGCTTTTGAGAATGAGGAGAAAAAACTCTATTCCGTGCAGTTCCATCCCGAGGTCACGCACAGCGAATACGGTAAGGAGATACTTCGCAACTTCCTCTATAACGTATGCGAATGCCGAGGCGACTGGGTGATGGACGATTTCATAGAAACAACGGTCGAAAAGCTGCGCGCGCAGATAGGCAGCCGCAAGGTAGTGCTTGGACTTTCGGGCGGCGTCGATTCGTCCGTTGCAGCGGGGCTTTTAAGCCGTGCCGTGGGCAGTCAGCTCACGTGCGTATTCGTCGATCAGGGACTTATGCGAAAGGACGAGGGCGATTTTGTAGAAAACACCTTTACGAAGCTGTTCGACATGAAATTCGTGCGCGTTAATTGTGAGGAGCAGTTTCTTGAGAAGCTGAAGGGCGTCACCGATCCCGAGGAAAAGCGAAAGATCATAGGCCGTGAGTTTTACAAGGTGTTCTGGGACAAGGTGCGCGAGGAGGCGGACGGCGGATTTTTCGCGCAGGGTACGATATATCCCGACCGAATAGAGAGCGGCAAGGGCAACGAGGCCGGAAAAGGCAGCACCGCGACGATAAAGACGCATCACAATATGGTTGAGAAGCCTGCCGATATAAAATTCGACGGCACTATTGAGCCGCTAGGCGATCTCTTTAAGGATGAGGTGCGCGCCGTGGGCGAAAAGCTGGGCATCCCGCGCGAGCTCGTATGGCGCCAGCCGTTCCCGGGGCCGGGGCTAGGCGTTCGCATTATAGGCGAGATAACAAAGGAGAAGATAAAGGTGCTGCAGGAGGCCGACGCCGTATTCCGCGATGAGATACGAAAGAGCGGCATCGAAAGCGAGCTTAAGCAGTTCTTCGCAGTACTGCCCGACGTTAAGACCGTCGGCGTCATGGGCGACCACAGAACGTACGACCACCTTATAGCGATAAGAGCAATAACTACAGACGACTTTATGACGGCCGACTGGGCGCGCATACCGTACGACGTGCTCGCGCGCATCTCGAACCGCCTCACGAACGAGGTGGAGCACGTAAACAGGGTGGTATACGATATTACGTCCAAGCCTCCCGGAACAGTGGAGTGGGAGTGA
- the hisF gene encoding imidazole glycerol phosphate synthase subunit HisF: MHAKRIIPCLDVHAGRVVKGVNFVNLTDAGDPVLIGAAYDKAGADELVFLDITASSDNRSIVLDMVRRVAETVFIPFTVGGGIRTVEDFRDILREGADKISINSTAVKNPQLITDAARIFGSQCVVVAIDAKRRDAGGWDVYVHGGRTNTGIDAVKWAKRACELGAGEILLTSMDCDGTKAGYDIELTREIAETVSIPVIASGGAGTMEHFKEALTDAKADAALAASLFHYKEMEIMDLKRYLNEAGVPVRI; this comes from the coding sequence ATGCACGCGAAACGTATCATACCGTGCCTTGACGTACACGCCGGGCGCGTCGTCAAGGGCGTGAATTTCGTTAATCTTACAGATGCGGGCGACCCCGTGCTCATAGGCGCGGCCTACGACAAGGCGGGCGCGGACGAGCTGGTGTTCCTCGACATTACGGCTTCAAGCGATAATCGTTCGATAGTGCTCGATATGGTGCGACGAGTGGCCGAAACGGTGTTCATACCGTTCACCGTGGGCGGCGGCATACGCACGGTCGAGGATTTTCGCGATATTTTAAGAGAAGGAGCGGACAAGATATCGATAAACTCTACGGCCGTTAAGAACCCGCAGCTCATAACGGACGCGGCGCGCATTTTCGGCAGCCAGTGCGTCGTCGTTGCGATAGACGCAAAGCGGCGCGATGCGGGCGGCTGGGACGTTTACGTTCACGGCGGCCGCACGAATACGGGCATAGACGCCGTAAAGTGGGCGAAGCGCGCCTGCGAGCTCGGCGCGGGAGAGATACTGCTTACGAGTATGGACTGCGACGGCACGAAGGCGGGATACGATATCGAGCTTACGCGCGAGATCGCCGAAACGGTCAGCATTCCCGTCATAGCCTCCGGCGGCGCCGGCACGATGGAACATTTTAAAGAGGCTTTAACAGACGCGAAAGCGGACGCGGCGCTTGCCGCATCGCTGTTTCACTACAAAGAGATGGAGATAATGGATCTAAAGCGATATTTGAACGAAGCGGGCGTGCCCGTAAGGATATAA
- the hisH gene encoding imidazole glycerol phosphate synthase subunit HisH, whose translation MIAIIDYGAGNLKSVQKAFSYLGFESEITSDPEKILSASHVILPGVGSFGEAMNKLNAAGLPPVIHKAIDAGVPFLGICLGLQLLFEESEESPGAKGLGVFRGRVVKIPPKAGFKIPHMGWNSIKINDACPLFSGLSGEPYVYFVHSYYPDAEDDGVVCARTEYTDTLKVGAWRKNVFAVQFHPEKSSDVGLMMLKNFAGLKKGEL comes from the coding sequence ATGATAGCGATAATTGATTACGGCGCCGGAAACTTAAAGAGCGTACAGAAGGCGTTTTCATATTTGGGCTTCGAGTCTGAAATTACGAGCGATCCCGAAAAGATACTTTCGGCTTCGCACGTGATCCTGCCGGGCGTGGGCTCGTTCGGAGAGGCCATGAACAAGCTGAACGCGGCGGGACTGCCGCCTGTGATACATAAAGCGATAGATGCGGGCGTGCCGTTTTTGGGCATCTGCCTCGGACTTCAGCTCCTCTTTGAGGAGAGCGAGGAGTCGCCGGGCGCAAAAGGTCTCGGAGTATTTCGCGGCAGGGTGGTAAAGATACCGCCGAAGGCGGGCTTTAAGATACCGCATATGGGATGGAATTCGATAAAGATAAACGACGCCTGCCCTCTTTTTTCGGGGCTTTCGGGCGAGCCGTACGTATATTTCGTTCATTCGTATTATCCCGACGCGGAGGACGACGGGGTCGTATGCGCGCGCACGGAATATACGGATACGCTCAAAGTGGGCGCGTGGAGAAAGAACGTCTTTGCCGTGCAGTTCCATCCGGAGAAAAGCTCCGACGTGGGGCTTATGATGCTTAAGAACTTTGCTGGACTTAAAAAGGGGGAACTTTGA
- a CDS encoding phosphatase PAP2 family protein, whose translation MKNKGRYIAAVVFGVLTVIWIILVRAVDVQAIGPENTSIGLSHLNQYIFDSLGVNMTWYKVTQGLGVLAILIALLFVLAGVLQFIKKKSVAKINKDLLALYGLYVLVICVYILFEAVIVNYRPIIMPDALHPEASFPSSHTMLVCVVMGSAAAFVGRHFKRKPLCGVLKIVCVVIIAITVIGRLLSGVHWFSDIIGGILISLTLLSLYLGFTKKRRNLSQRERSLKKKGA comes from the coding sequence ATGAAAAACAAAGGCAGGTATATTGCGGCGGTCGTCTTCGGCGTACTCACGGTAATATGGATAATTCTTGTTCGCGCCGTTGACGTGCAGGCGATCGGTCCGGAGAATACGAGCATAGGACTGTCGCACTTGAATCAGTATATCTTTGATTCGCTCGGAGTAAACATGACGTGGTACAAAGTCACACAGGGGCTTGGCGTTTTAGCTATCTTGATTGCGCTTCTTTTCGTATTGGCGGGAGTACTTCAGTTCATCAAAAAAAAGAGTGTCGCCAAAATCAACAAGGACCTTCTTGCTCTTTACGGACTTTACGTTTTGGTGATATGCGTCTATATCCTGTTTGAAGCCGTGATCGTTAATTACAGACCCATAATCATGCCGGACGCCCTGCATCCGGAGGCGTCGTTCCCGTCCTCGCATACGATGCTTGTCTGCGTCGTCATGGGCAGCGCCGCGGCGTTTGTCGGAAGGCACTTTAAAAGAAAGCCGCTGTGCGGCGTACTTAAGATCGTCTGCGTCGTTATCATTGCAATAACCGTGATAGGAAGACTGCTTTCGGGCGTTCATTGGTTTAGCGATATAATCGGAGGGATACTGATAAGCCTGACGCTACTTTCGCTGTATTTGGGATTTACGAAAAAAAGACGCAACCTCAGTCAACGGGAGCGCTCTTTGAAAAAGAAAGGCGCTTGA
- a CDS encoding immunoglobulin domain-containing protein: protein MMVKPVSHEADIDFMADPGHFQPTLNTDSVVVKTNYTPLFGEAAEARNKEVYVWCFYDVYEFETMTVLGHCNAPVNAAVDLCEVMPGLSEQFEEGKTYAVFATVIEQYEGACRYEPRTVCCNLFNATSHRPITITKQPDTVRYVAGRKGGQVTLTAEAANATDAYWEMTAPYYRKLKPTTFQNGKATLTVPVEYEATYRCQFTNPYYYSAVHDTYTYIPTNEAEVAYMPAFELGYDQTNDQFAVQGYDTEIVLWHNGQEDRGQPFYGWDYGQAGMYAWYKDGEKLTMDGTHYEAVAYWGGGLGLRIKNVTKTDAGMYECRCGLEDMPFGSGKVDLDVLESAGWVYDVSLTGMKDRYVGDLPPEASTIRTNDIRVGVTDVEWANLDAGGHITAESYYTITVEAKYGATFDETMTWNMDGSYMDVALVSADGKEALLVDTHKYEGRGDYVEEDDTVVLNQTSFTVYQGLYSPLNGQFRVSRFICPSAHSSVLGHTHEIGSVELAKGSLPYGLKFLHDGFCGQVFADPGVYKATLRYAIVDADTGEKHNSCDVEITFNVMPAQGDPSEPIEHIHDFCDWTSDGPNTHSAVCIDCGESMWFPHDWDEGTATKIPTRSTDGIMTYTCSICGETRTEALPYEDYMPPFPEVGEVSYEDGTLQISLTEYSGDAADVRLCIAAYDQSGKLLRVIITTPDKTGKFETELGLGAKRISVFVLDKTTFTPLTDLFSKTVG, encoded by the coding sequence ATGATGGTCAAGCCGGTGTCGCACGAGGCGGATATCGATTTTATGGCCGACCCCGGGCATTTCCAACCGACACTCAATACCGACAGCGTCGTTGTGAAGACCAATTATACGCCGCTTTTCGGGGAGGCCGCCGAGGCCCGGAACAAAGAGGTGTACGTCTGGTGTTTCTATGACGTATATGAGTTCGAGACCATGACGGTGCTCGGTCACTGCAACGCTCCGGTCAATGCCGCGGTGGATCTTTGCGAAGTGATGCCGGGCCTGTCGGAACAATTCGAAGAGGGCAAGACCTATGCCGTCTTCGCGACGGTCATCGAGCAGTACGAGGGCGCCTGCCGCTACGAGCCCAGGACGGTATGCTGCAATCTTTTCAACGCTACAAGTCACCGGCCGATCACGATCACAAAGCAGCCGGACACGGTAAGGTATGTGGCGGGCCGCAAGGGCGGACAGGTGACACTCACGGCGGAGGCCGCAAACGCGACGGACGCTTACTGGGAGATGACCGCGCCCTATTACAGAAAGCTTAAGCCCACGACCTTCCAAAACGGCAAGGCCACGCTGACCGTGCCGGTGGAATATGAGGCGACGTACCGCTGCCAGTTTACAAATCCGTATTATTACAGCGCTGTTCACGATACCTACACCTATATACCTACGAATGAGGCGGAAGTGGCCTATATGCCGGCCTTTGAGTTGGGGTACGACCAAACGAATGACCAGTTTGCGGTCCAGGGCTACGATACGGAGATCGTTCTTTGGCATAACGGCCAGGAAGACAGAGGGCAGCCCTTTTACGGCTGGGACTACGGGCAGGCGGGCATGTATGCCTGGTATAAGGACGGCGAAAAGCTGACGATGGACGGAACGCATTACGAGGCGGTTGCCTACTGGGGCGGCGGCCTGGGATTAAGGATAAAAAACGTTACCAAGACAGATGCCGGCATGTACGAGTGCAGGTGCGGTCTGGAGGATATGCCGTTCGGAAGCGGCAAAGTAGATCTAGATGTTTTGGAGTCAGCCGGCTGGGTCTATGACGTCTCGCTGACAGGCATGAAGGACCGCTATGTGGGTGATCTGCCGCCTGAGGCAAGCACGATACGGACGAACGATATACGGGTCGGAGTGACCGACGTCGAGTGGGCCAACCTGGACGCCGGGGGACATATCACTGCGGAGTCGTACTACACCATAACTGTTGAAGCAAAGTACGGGGCGACATTCGACGAAACGATGACCTGGAACATGGACGGCAGTTACATGGACGTTGCGCTCGTTTCTGCGGACGGCAAGGAAGCTTTGCTCGTGGACACCCACAAATACGAGGGCCGAGGCGATTATGTCGAAGAGGACGATACGGTCGTCCTCAATCAGACTTCGTTTACGGTCTATCAGGGCCTTTACAGCCCGCTGAACGGACAGTTCAGGGTCAGCAGGTTCATCTGTCCCTCTGCGCATTCTTCGGTGCTGGGTCATACGCACGAGATCGGCAGCGTGGAATTGGCGAAAGGCTCCCTCCCGTATGGGCTCAAATTCCTGCACGACGGCTTCTGCGGACAGGTCTTTGCAGATCCTGGGGTCTACAAGGCTACGCTCCGCTATGCTATCGTCGACGCCGACACCGGGGAAAAGCACAACAGCTGCGACGTTGAGATCACCTTCAATGTGATGCCGGCGCAGGGCGACCCAAGCGAACCCATTGAGCATATCCATGACTTCTGCGATTGGACATCCGACGGTCCGAATACCCACTCCGCCGTCTGCATTGACTGCGGCGAGAGCATGTGGTTCCCCCATGACTGGGACGAGGGGACCGCCACGAAGATCCCCACACGAAGCACGGACGGTATAATGACCTACACCTGCTCGATCTGCGGGGAGACTCGAACGGAGGCCCTGCCCTATGAGGATTATATGCCGCCCTTCCCCGAGGTGGGAGAAGTGAGCTATGAGGACGGCACGCTGCAAATCAGCCTGACCGAATACAGCGGCGACGCCGCCGACGTCCGGCTCTGCATTGCCGCCTATGATCAGAGCGGCAAGCTGCTGCGCGTCATCATCACCACACCTGACAAAACCGGCAAATTTGAGACAGAGCTGGGCCTTGGCGCGAAGCGCATTTCCGTTTTCGTCCTGGATAAGACGACCTTTACGCCGCTTACCGACCTCTTCTCCAAGACCGTGGGCTGA